The DNA sequence GATTTAATTTACACGGCCAAACAGCCGCACAGATATTCAGACAGCTGGGAGCAAGTCGTGTCCTGACATTAAATGAACAGCTGTTTCATGCCTTTGACTTGTGTCCGAAAGTCGAGTTTAGATGTGACAGGCCTGCTTTCTTTCAGCAGGCACAATGGCTTACTATGACCCAAGCAGCAACAACGAGGCTGTCTAGTTTGTCAACCGACGTCTATTTCATCCCCACCGAGTGCTCTGCCTGTGTTTACTTCCCTGTTCATTAAATGGATCCACTGATTTCAACGAGTTTGCCGCAAAGAGGTTTTTGATAGTGCTATGACAAGTCGATCTTATTCCCATTGCAGCGAGAACACATCTTCCCCGGGAGCGCGTTGCGTTAATTAGGACCTTATTTTTACGAGACCTTTGTTTTGTGAGATAGGAATGCGTGCTCAATTTCCTGCTCGGCACAACAGCTGTATCACCCCTCCAGCTGCTactccagcagccagttgaaATTTGCTCTGTTGCCCGGAGAATATCGATACGCTCCtctcataataataatgatagtaTTCATGCACACAACCACACGGTTTTGCATACTTGTATGATTATTTGTAGTTTATGTCTTAACACTTTGAGCTGTTTTTATGCCCAGTGCAAGTCTAGCGCTActgtgcggtgtgtgtgtgtgtgtgtgtgtgtgtgtgtggtatttTAATGCTTTTTTGAGGGAGAAAACCAATCCGTCCCGATTCCATTTTTATAATCCTGCCAGGTACGCTGAGTGCCCTGAACCTGTTTGGATGCCACCACAAATGAGTCTGCATGTGTGTATGCGGTCGCTGCTTGCCAATGAGTGTGTACGAGTGGACATGACATGTTTTACGTAATATTATTGGTCGTCATCGTGAGCCTTCCAAGTCCTTTTTCCCTTTTCGCAACAAACAGGTACGAGTTATTCATTTAAAGGTGTTTCCTTTTGACATTGTCTAGATCTGATATGGCGGATTTtctttttgctttaaaatgcaGTCGCTGGGAAGTTCAGTTATATCAGTATTTGGAAGCTGACATCAGGTTAGATTGTGCACTATTTTGTGGTGCAGTAGAGCGGATCAGTTTGTACCTGCGGCACTGCCATGTAGGTCATCTACTATTCTGCTTGGTCAAAGGAAGAAGTCATCCACCTCGAAGATTGCTGACTGCACTCCCTCAGCTTGTCTCAGTTCATCGCCCCGCCCTACAAAAATCTACTGCTCCCCTTTATTTGTAGCGCTAGGCAAAATGGAAAAGCGGGCTGATTTATCAGAGATAATTGTAACAGGGAAGAAAGTACTGGTAATACTAAACCATTGTGCTGCGATCGTCATGTGGGTAGAAATCATGGGCTGAGAGTCAATGGAAAGGAAGACTATAGGCTAGACATCCATCAGACATTGCATAAGCAACATTGACAGTCTTGGAAACTGGTCGTCGTTTTTCTGTGTGCTGCTGTGTCAAAGGTTATCAGCACTAGCAAGTCATAGTTGAACTTTTTGGTGTGACAGCACTCTCAAATTAAAATTGCAGCTTGAAGCATGTTTTTCTGTTAGTCAATATTTGATCCGGTTGGGTACGATTACAAGAACGGACAAAAACCCACTTCTGTCCTTGCTTAGTTCCTTTTTTAAAAACCTCGCACTCCGGCcggacaatcagtggtcatatggGACGAACAGACAAACCATCACAGTATATATTTATGTCTGCActcataatatatataatatatatttttgttttcatatcaAATGAAGTATCAGCCCAATCAATTCAAGAATTGCAGAATCCATACAGAACACGTTAGAACTGAATGAAATTGTTATTCTTATTCCACTGACCACCTCTGTTATTTCAATTTAAGCGTCCTGAATGAGTCACCAGTTTTATGCAGTTTTAACACTGGATTTTTTCCCTTGTATTTTGCCAGCATCTGTGTGTGATGAGACAGCAGAGGGGAAGAGGAAAGGTCGTCCTAAAGCAGATGAGCAGGAACTGAGAAACATCCCTGTGAGTAGGCCTCTTTGAACTGAGTGGGTATTTCAAATGGTTCTCATTTATTTGCTCGGGGTAGGCTGCCTTACATAAATTTGCATATCACACACTGCATTTCGCATTtattcttttcttcttctttcttgtCCCCATACAGGCCCACTTGATAGTACAGTGGAAAGAAGAATTTAAGCGCCGTTCCAGAGTTAAATGTCCCTGTTCAGGCTGTTGGTTAGAGTTTCCCAGCATCTATGGCGTAAAGTACCACTATCAACGCTGCCAGGGGGTGAGCCTCTCTCTACCTACATAGTAATATTCTATGAACATTATGCTTCACAATAAACTCATTGCCCACATTATTTCCTCAGAGCATAGTAGCTGAGAAGCAGAGCCACTGCTGTCTATATTGTGACACAGCGTTTGCAACAAAGGTGCGCCTACAGAAGCACATGCTTTGGAACCACCCAGACAGGGTTAGCTTGGAGTCAAAAGATGAGCATCTTAATAAGGTTCAGAAGACCCCTGTCAAGTCCAATACCGTTAAAAGGTAAGCAATATTTAAAGCTTAATGGGGAAAATGGCCACCCCTTGTGATGGatgaaaacaggtggattttgccccgtttaattcatattccacaaacaaaacattaatcagaacactgtTTTGACTAGTTGGGTTGCGCAGAACATATTATTCCAAAGAAAATTTGGGGGTTTGCCTTTTTCTTTAAAATTTCTGGCATAAATAATTAAGTCTATTAATATTAGTTATGTCATATTACTTTTCTGACTTTTCTTGGTTTGCGATTTCAGGCCCCTGGATAACAACCCTCCATCCCCAGTGTTCTTCAAAGTAAAAAAGACGCTGGAGGCGTCTACCCCCTCTCACAATGGAGAGCTGACCCACCAGAGGAGCGAGAGGAAACAGCACAGCCAGCCATCACTGCAGAGTCACCAGGCGCAGTCAGCCCAGCCTCAGTTTGAGCAATCGCGTTCCCAAAGCACATCCTCTGACGCAGGAGGTAGTGAAAGCGAATGTGGCAGCCTACCGCCATCATATCCTGATGAAGACCCAGAACGAATGAAACACAGTAGGATTCAAGCGTTTTTAATATTCACCGTGTATTTCTACTGTAAATGCTTGACCTTTGTTGTTTTCCCTTTTGCGATTTCTTGGGCAAGGGCGGAAGCAAAAAACACCGAAGAAGTTCACTGGAGAGCAGCCGTCTATCTCTGGAACGTTTGGATTGAAAGGTATTGACAGAAATATCCAGCTCACCTCTGTGCTACATCTGTGTAGAGCGTGcttagtgtgtgtttgtgtgctgcaGGTATGACTAAAGTGGAGGAGAAGCTGAAGGCAAGCCGCATCAAGAGACCAGACAGGAGTGCATTTAGCGAGGAGCCTCACAGAAGACCGGCTTCAAATCACTCCTTCACTAAACACGCAGCCAGCACCAGTTCAGGTAAACACCTTTTGTCTAACCTTTTCCAAAGATGGGGTTCATCTTTGGCTGAAGGTCTTTAAGCCATGTAATTTGGAATCGTGCTTTTCAGTCACTGTTGAATGACTTTAACACACAACACTTGAATAACAAATGCTGTGAGCATAGCTTAGACATTCTCAATTCAAATATCTCTATTAACTTCGTACATGTGATATGATGATGTTATCTTAATTCATATCAATAATTTACTCTTGGCTGCTGTATATGCAACAAAATAAGTATAGTTTCCTGCGAAAGACCAGTAGGAGGCAGCAAAACACTCTTTGTAGCCAATTCACTTTTAGTTCTAAAGTACATCTGGAAAGTAATAAATACAAACTTGCACACAGCAGCAAAATTTGCAATATCATGGCCATCCATGGCTGAGGAATAGATGTCATCCAAAAGCAGAAGCAACACCTGCAAGATGACAGTTCCTCCGAGTCATACtacaaatatttgatttgcTCACTTCCAAAGAAACATCGTCTTGTTTTTCTAGGTACAGTTCCTGACATTCAGTGGCAGAAAGCCATTTCAGAGCGAGGGGAAGTGGTGTGCCCCACTTGCTCCATCGTCACCCGAAAAACAATCCACGGCCTGAAGAAACACATGGAGATTTGCCAGAAGGTCAGAAGATGTGGCCATTTGTTACTGCACTTGCAAGTTCTCAAACTGAGATCCCAGAGCATCCTGGGGGGGTCGGCCAAAAATGTTTTGCAATAAATAATGTAGCATTTTAATGAAGTGCATACCTCCATATACAAGTCAGTAAAGCAAACATAATAAACCGGTTCCCCCTTCCCTCTTTAGCGTCGGAACTATTATAAGCTTGAATATGATTGTGACATATCACATTAATGTGATATCTCTTTTGTCTTGTAGAGTTGATGCAAGATCTTGGCAAAATATTTGCTGCTTCGAAGCACTTGCATGCTGTCAAAAGTTACCAACAGAAAAATCGGAAACCTTTTACAAACGGTGTCATGGAACTAATTAAGTTTGAACTTGGGGTACCACTGTGCTATGTAATGTAGGACACTAGGCTGTATCTTGCACATTACAGTTCACAAATGCTTGTGACATGTTTAACACTTGCCCAGGACTATTTTGGGGGATCTACTGTATTATAGCAAAACTACTGCTTTATTGATTGACCCCATATGCTTTTATTTAAAATCTTAATATGGCGCCTTGATTTGACTTCTGACCCCATGCAGCTTCAAGAGGCCCTGAGGTGCCAACAGTGCCACAAACAGTTCAAATCCAAGGCAGGACTCAACTACCACACCATGGCAGAACACAACTCCAAGGTACACACACACCCGTCAGCACAAGAATTAATCAATAACTTAATTCCACCAGCAACACTGGAGAACGCAGTACATATTTTAGATTTTGTTCCTTCAATGACGTAGATGGGACAATTTGTTACTTGACACCACAACTATACAAAGTTCCAGCGAGGACTTTGAAGTCTTACAAGCATTgaattcatgatttttttttccccccaaaagtctaatttttcatttaaaataattaacGTATCTTAAATCAACTCAACTGAGGAGCAAATCATTGAAATTGCAACGCAGTTGTTCCTTTCCTTTCGGAAACAATGTCATGTGTATACAGTTACCTGCTGTTATTGGTGCACCTAAAGCTGTCCTGACCGCTAGAATATGTcaggatttttattttgttggtgCCGCGGGAAGTGTTGAGTCAATCTTTGCTACGTCTTCCAATCACATTGCACTTGACGGGCAGGCAGGAGGGGACGGGGGCTAAAAACAATTTATTGTTTCACTAACTTGGCTTGCAGTTCTGATGAAATGCCATCCATCAATCATCAGAACCACTTCTCCTCAGGAGGGTTGTGGCCGTGCTGGAGCCTGCCCCAGCTGTCTTTGGGCTATTGCCAgcgaatcgcagggcacacatagacaaataaTCATTCACGCTCACAATCACTTGACAATTATAGAGGCAGTTATTGTGGGGGAAGGCGCTGCTATAGGACCATTGGCACTGGAATCAAACATAGATGGACATGACTTGATGGAAAAATCGATAGTGGTGTCAAAAAATAACAGCCCCGGTGTATGTGATTCGCCATTTCCAAAAAATCTGTGTAGTGAGAACGCTACAAACAAAAGTGTTCCACCACCAATTCTGAGGAAGGGCCATATTTTTTGTTTCAAAATTTCTCCCTTTTGAACAAGATATAAAACTGTTAGGGAgaatattatttaaaaagaatcatttttttattattatttttttttcttttgatgaattATTTATAACATGTAAATATATAGTTTTATGTTAGcgatatggggaaaaaaatcactaaGCTCACTCCTGTACCTACATGACACATTCACAGGAGCGTTTGCACTCTCCTAAGCTATACTGCACAATATTTTGTATGTTGCATTTTAATTAGTCACCACGGACCCCATTTTTATCTTAGGTTTCATTAGTGAGCAGACGTCCCTCAAGCACTTACTATTTCTGCAGCTGTCTCAAGTCTGACAGCTATGAGAGCATCTTAAAGATATTATCAGAGCAGTCCTGCATTAGAGCTCTGGGCTTTGCTGAATAATTCAAATGGGTTTCAAAAAGTAGCATGAATGTTTCATGAATGGACGTACTTACAAACCTTGTGGCATACTGCATGAGTTTTCCTTTTTTAGGGAGGGGCAGCATACTTTATAATAGTGCGTGACATGCCATATTTTATAACTTATACAGTTACAAAATAACATAGTTAATGACCAGTTAGTTTGACACTGAATTTTCATGAAAAATCCTCGGCTAACACACTTTGTGGttctgaaacttttttttttcctacgtgGATTGTCCCTGCAGTGTAATAAGCACCAGCCAGGAGGAAGGAGTGTGTAAAAGATCAAATGTCCAATATGGTCGGAAACATAACCCCTACGATAGTATGTGCAACAACACAGCATGCTGTTTGAGTTTGTACTGTCATATTGTACATATGTTTTCTTATGCGCTGTTTATCATAAAAGCATTTAAACAATGCGGTCGATGTTATATCACAGTTTCATCAAAAGCTATGCGATATGTTAACATGAGAAAACACATGAAGGTCTCTCTGCTGGGATGTCAGTGCTCTCTCCAGTCATGTGCATATCTTTCTTCTCCATGGCAGCTCTGCCATCTGTTGTTCTGCTCTTTTGACGGAGGCTTGGTACAACACTCCGATTTTACAGGTGTCATAAATGACCATGAAAAATAGCCTCACCTTGAAGATATTTAATCCTCATAGATTGTGAACACATAAAATGGAAAATACATTTCATGACTTTGAAGAAACACTGACGTGTATCCCTCCCCACCCCCCAGTCATCGAGGAGTGAAGGCCAGATGGACGACGAGCATGAGGAGAGAGAACGACTTTGTCGAATACTTAAACAGATGGGTAGAATCAAATGTCCTAGTGAGGTATGTAATTGATTTTTGTTTCGCTCATTCTTTCCAGTCCCTGCAATGCTGCACCTCCCATTTCACATTAGGCTCCTTGTTATGCAAGCTGTGATTTCTCTTTTGGCCTTTTTACCAATCTATTCCTTCTTTCCTGCCTTGTAATACACATTGCCCAAAATCGTATCAATATTTCCCTCTCATTACATTCCATCCAAATGCAATGCCAATGGaacagagagggagggagggagggagggagagccaACAGCATGATTTCAGAGAACAGAGAGCAAGGGAGAGCCAACAGCATGATTTCATGCTGACAGTTGGGAACAATATTTTTCATGCATCCTTGTTGTCCCGCTGTTAATGTGCAGGGCTGTTCAGCTCACTTCTCCAGTCTAATGGGCTACCAGTACCACCAGAAGCGATGTGGACGTGAGTTCTCTGATGCTGAGAAAGCCAGGTTTTTGTGCCAGCACTGTGAAAAAACGTATCGCTCCAAGGCTGGCAGGGACTACCACGTACGTACTGAGCACCCCCCAACCATCAAGTCGACTACGACAACCACCACCAACAACAAAGACAATAGGACCGAcaccaccaacaacaacaacagtggCAAAGAGAGGGTAATATAGCAAAAATGACAGGCAAGGCATCTTCTTGAAGAAAAATGTCCTAGTTTAAATTGCATCATGTCTTACTTTTCCTCCAGGTCACCTTTGAGAAGTTTTCAGCCATGAAAAGAGAGCAAAGCCAGCCCGAATGGCATGTAAAAACACAGTTGCACCGGGAGAAGGACAAGGTTAAAGACGAAGGCAGTCAAGTGAAGAACAGAGTCAAGGAAAAGGCAGCACAAAATCAAAGCCTTCCCGAGGATTTTGAACGGACACCTAGTGGCAGAGTGAGGCGGCGCTCAGCACAAGTGGCAGTGTTTCACCTGCAGGAGATTGCAGAAGACGAGCTCGCCAAAGACTGGGGTACCAAGCGTCGTATCAAGGATGACCTGGTGCCTGACAGCAAAAGGGTAaggaagaaaaaggaaaacTGTACTGCGCTGTGCTGGCCATGAACACAGTTAATGATCACTTTCTTGTGTACAGCTAAACTACACCCGCCCAGGCCTTCCCAACTTCAGCAGGGAGCTTCTAGAGACCTGGAAGACTCAAGTCAAGGAAAATGGCTTCATCTGCTGCACCAATGAAGTAAGAGTTTTTCAGGTTTCACATGCCAACAAATCTGTTTCTAGTCTTGAATCACATAAGTCTGTGTTTTATGTTTATGAAAATAATGCCGTTGTTTTTGGTGGCCTTTTGATTGATTTCTTTTTGTTGTGTTCAGAACTGCGAGGCTGTCTATTCCAGTGTGTCTGGACTGAAAGCCCATCTTGCCAACTGTAGCCAGGTATAAACAGTCATCAAACCCCCCCTGATATTGCATACTCGATTAAAGATATTCATGTACGACAATTCATTGTTGCAGACTTGAATGTTAAgaatccattttctttttgcatgttcatcatcatcattttctcAATAACATGCTCTGAAAGGTGCTCTGTAATATTTGTAGTTGTATATGTGTTGCAGGGAGGTGGAGAACTGGCAAAATACACGTGTCTGATCTGTCAGAAGGAGTTTAATTCAGAGAGTGGAGTCAAGTATCACATAAGCAAGACACACTCACAGGTAGGTCGCAAACAGTAACACCAATTGGATACCATCAACATGAGGATAAATACTGTTTTAAAAATCCCTTGAGGCTGAAGATGACAGTcgttttggttgttgtttgttttcagtAGAGATATTTTGTCCACCATAGTACGCTATATTATAATCCAACCATTTACTGGAACCAAGTCACTGATCTACTTGATGTAATTTTGCCACACTTGAAAGCTTCTAATCAGCACTAACAATGTTTGTATTGCGTCAGAATTGGTTCCGTGCATCAGACGGTGAAGGGATTTCTAGCAGCAAGAATAAAGCACTGGATTATGACGGCATTAGAGAAGAGGTGAGGAACGGTGCCACCGCTGGCAAAAAGAGAGGTCGCAAGCCAAAAGAGCGACTCCCTGCTCCTCTCCAAACACAGACTGAAGAAGCAAACGTCAATCAGTACTCAGCGATTGACTCCACCCCGTCCTCTGACTCAACGCAGTCACCCGCGCATAGCCCTGACTTTACGGACATTACCGATCCAGATCCGAGCCAACAGCTCAACGGTTCCACTGCGCGACAAAGCAAACCTAAAAAGTTTTCGCTGTCTGAGtagctgttttttattttgctaaCAAAACAACTGCTCCAGCAGAGAGATTGAACTTTGTAAGAACCGAGCACTGAGGAAACAAAAATTGTGGCTGCAGGTTCTGGAAAATACAAACGTAaacagtatgttttttttccccccccattcCAGTTATTTCCTTTTAAGGCACCCACTTTAGTTCCTGCACTCAGCGGGATTTtcacaaaatgaaatcaaagaCTTCAGCAATGTTGCCTTTCACAGCAACACATTTTTCTCCTAGCATGGTAACGTCATGTGCATTTGCATTTCTTTCACAGTTCTACTCTGTACATAAACACTTAGTATATAGCTATATACTCCAAGCAATGATGCCGTCACATTTATACATCTAACAAAACCATCATTGATCATGTGTGTCAGGAATGTTTTGTGTTACATGTttagcagacttttttttttttaaccaatgaaGCAAATCACTTTTAAGCTATTTTGccctaaaatattttgtttaattttgtCTGTGTACCACTTGAAGGGTATATTTGCTTTGAAACTCATAATTAATTCATTATTAGTAACCAGAAATTCTAAtagggattgttttttttatatatagtgTCAATTTAATCAATTTCAACAGAAAATGAAAAAGCTTGAAATACTGTCACGAATGTCAGACTGGCAAAGCCAATTTGACTGAAGGAAAAATTCTTATGAAGATGGTTGCACTGTTGCAGCACAATCAAGTAAGGtaaaaattgattttgttttttttaaagaagccATGTTTTGGCTTTTACTTTATCCTAAAGAGATCAGACTAGAATGAAAATGCTATCTTTTGTAGAGGTTTAGGAGAGTGAGCTTTTATCATTGCAAATCATGATTcacatataataatatatatgaaCTTACACCTGGATGTTCAAAGATATTGCATTGCACTTTAACCCTTGTCGTTCCCCTCTTGTGATTTTGCACTCTGAGAAAGTACTTATGTAACCTAGTAGCTGTCACACAGGAACAAAGATATTTTATTCTCGGGACAGACTTTTAGATTCTATTTACGGATAATGGGCACCTCTGTGATCACGTCGAGCATGACTATGAAGTTTTAACCCACCGCACAAAGCCATAATTGCCACCTCCTGTAATGATAGTTTTAGATCGAGTGTTCAAAGAAATATGAATCCCATTTTATCAAATTACCACATCTGATGTGTGCAAAAAACTGAAGTGTGCAATCAGAGAAAAGCAGCGTAGATAGTACTTGAATCCACTGTTTTATTAATGAAGTGAGCAAATGAGAAATCCAGAAAAGTAGATGACGCATGTGTAGAATTCTAGGTCGCGCTCTTGCCAACTTGTTTCTTAAACGATCCGAGACAACTCAGCGGGTCCGCTAAAGGCCGTCAGTGCCGTCACTTCAATCAGGCCGGTCACGTCTGATTCATAGCGTGATTAGGATATATATTGACACACCTGACCTTTTTTTATAGTGCGAAGCTCAGATGTTTCTCCATTTTTAATCAAGGTGGAGATGATTATGCATGTCCGTATCTCTCCTGATGGGATGGACTACCTTCTACTATCCAGGTTTATCCGGTCAAGATTTATTAGACAAGCACTGATTCATTTCCATCAGAGTCGAGTCGAgaatatgtgcgtgtgtgtaacatTTAGCAACTTTGTAATGACCAGGAAATGAAGAATCTGTAATGCTTTCTGTTGAGTGTTATGAACCGGCACAGAATCAATTGCTTGTTGTTATTTGTCATTATTAGCGTCCCATTTTCCGGGCAAGCTTTGGTTTTCCGATATGATAGTTTAGCGCCGCTTTTACCTGGGTATTTTATCACGCCCTTTACTATCAGTCTTCCTATGGTATGGAAAACGCCTATGTATCACGCCGTGTGCGCTAACTGCAACATGTTTAGAGAGTAAAGCAATACACCATATTTAGCTGAGTTTGTGTGCTTGCTTATATTTTGATATTGACGTCTTCACACAATTGTATGGCTTTTTCCTCAATTACCAACTTAGTTTGTTTGCTCTGAAAGTGCTTTTTTACCACATATATCGTATGCTTATTTGTCTGCATACACTGttattttgccatttttgatTACTCTAAGAaatattatttgttttgtttttttaaatacatcgtGACAAATACATAGGGATTGTCCTTTATTCTTATTCAATATGGGACAACAAGGCATATGTACATGTGTTTGTTTCAGTATTTTGTGCACTTACTATACCATGAAATAGGCTTGAAATACGAGTGTTGTTTGAGCTTTCTAGTGATCTGGACTGTGTGTGGTGTGACTTTTCTTGCCGGACAACAGCAGACTCAAGTGTCTTCCCTTCGTTGTTTCCTAAAAATGAGGCGACTTTTCCTCAAATCCGGTCAAGACCGTCTCAGAAATATACACCTTTATTTGTACGCTACCTACTTTTAGAATAGTAAAAGACATCGGCTTATGTCGCAGGTGTCATTATATTGGTTGAGAGTTTTAAGAGATGGTGTTGTAGCTCACAATGGTGAAGTAGTAACAATATCTGAAATAAAGCTGTGTTGTATCTAACAGAAGAGGCTTTCTCCCTCCTGTGAGTCTGGACTGGTAACAGTTTTCTCCCAAATGTATTGTATGAATTGTTCATTATCCCTCAACTAATTAATAAagatttgttgaaaaaaaaaaaaggccattacTATATTTGTCCAATTTGCCCTTGTATTTTCTCTTAGTATGTATTTTGTGTTATACCCGTGCACAATGCATCTGTTGGGGTCCAACATTGAGGAATTGATTAAGATGGAAATTTTGAACATAGCCTTATCAATATCAAACATTTTGCATGAAATCTGCCCTGAAGGCAAATTGCAGCTCTGTGGAGGATG is a window from the Syngnathus scovelli strain Florida chromosome 2, RoL_Ssco_1.2, whole genome shotgun sequence genome containing:
- the znf512b gene encoding zinc finger protein 512B isoform X2; translation: MENPSGTRLGKLSTSVLPRGRTSKHGHPQEPVRSVPCLENTIKHTSVCDETAEGKRKGRPKADEQELRNIPAHLIVQWKEEFKRRSRVKCPCSGCWLEFPSIYGVKYHYQRCQGSIVAEKQSHCCLYCDTAFATKVRLQKHMLWNHPDRVSLESKDEHLNKVQKTPVKSNTVKRPLDNNPPSPVFFKVKKTLEASTPSHNGELTHQRSERKQHSQPSLQSHQAQSAQPQFEQSRSQSTSSDAGGSESECGSLPPSYPDEDPERMKHRRKQKTPKKFTGEQPSISGTFGLKGMTKVEEKLKASRIKRPDRSAFSEEPHRRPASNHSFTKHAASTSSGTVPDIQWQKAISERGEVVCPTCSIVTRKTIHGLKKHMEICQKLQEALRCQQCHKQFKSKAGLNYHTMAEHNSKSSRSEGQMDDEHEERERLCRILKQMGRIKCPSEGCSAHFSSLMGYQYHQKRCGREFSDAEKARFLCQHCEKTYRSKAGRDYHVRTEHPPTIKSTTTTTTNNKDNRTDTTNNNNSGKERVTFEKFSAMKREQSQPEWHVKTQLHREKDKVKDEGSQVKNRVKEKAAQNQSLPEDFERTPSGRVRRRSAQVAVFHLQEIAEDELAKDWGTKRRIKDDLVPDSKRLNYTRPGLPNFSRELLETWKTQVKENGFICCTNENCEAVYSSVSGLKAHLANCSQGGGELAKYTCLICQKEFNSESGVKYHISKTHSQNWFRASDGEGISSSKNKALDYDGIREEVRNGATAGKKRGRKPKERLPAPLQTQTEEANVNQYSAIDSTPSSDSTQSPAHSPDFTDITDPDPSQQLNGSTARQSKPKKFSLSE
- the znf512b gene encoding zinc finger protein 512B isoform X1 gives rise to the protein MENPSGTRLGKLSTSVLPRGRTSKHGHPQEPVRSVPCLENTIKHTSVCDETAEGKRKGRPKADEQELRNIPAHLIVQWKEEFKRRSRVKCPCSGCWLEFPSIYGVKYHYQRCQGSIVAEKQSHCCLYCDTAFATKVRLQKHMLWNHPDRVSLESKDEHLNKVQKTPVKSNTVKRPLDNNPPSPVFFKVKKTLEASTPSHNGELTHQRSERKQHSQPSLQSHQAQSAQPQFEQSRSQSTSSDAGGSESECGSLPPSYPDEDPERMKHRQGRKQKTPKKFTGEQPSISGTFGLKGMTKVEEKLKASRIKRPDRSAFSEEPHRRPASNHSFTKHAASTSSGTVPDIQWQKAISERGEVVCPTCSIVTRKTIHGLKKHMEICQKLQEALRCQQCHKQFKSKAGLNYHTMAEHNSKSSRSEGQMDDEHEERERLCRILKQMGRIKCPSEGCSAHFSSLMGYQYHQKRCGREFSDAEKARFLCQHCEKTYRSKAGRDYHVRTEHPPTIKSTTTTTTNNKDNRTDTTNNNNSGKERVTFEKFSAMKREQSQPEWHVKTQLHREKDKVKDEGSQVKNRVKEKAAQNQSLPEDFERTPSGRVRRRSAQVAVFHLQEIAEDELAKDWGTKRRIKDDLVPDSKRLNYTRPGLPNFSRELLETWKTQVKENGFICCTNENCEAVYSSVSGLKAHLANCSQGGGELAKYTCLICQKEFNSESGVKYHISKTHSQNWFRASDGEGISSSKNKALDYDGIREEVRNGATAGKKRGRKPKERLPAPLQTQTEEANVNQYSAIDSTPSSDSTQSPAHSPDFTDITDPDPSQQLNGSTARQSKPKKFSLSE